The Setaria italica strain Yugu1 chromosome IX, Setaria_italica_v2.0, whole genome shotgun sequence genome has a window encoding:
- the LOC101782948 gene encoding uncharacterized protein LOC101782948, whose protein sequence is METAIAAVAGELLSRFISFTINKFCSSYECLEGKGERLQHLLMRVHTVVEEADARHITNSGMLMQLKILSEAMYKGYLALDTLRFQLHEDSSMNKVSDSFPISSTTRLKRRRTILDPMNKGKVLDHEVNGALENLETVVSNIAEFVVLLGGCERMSRRPYDAYLYMGNFMFGRHTEKQKLLNFLLQHNPDDAPAVLPIIGGLAVGKKTLVAHVCADERIRSQFPSIFHLNGDNFLSIVDHEKAMLEMSLLVVEFVSDVDDMEWKEFYSFVRRTNRRSKVVIIGKLERLARFGSVRPIFLSTLPYEELWYLFKVLAFGSADPAEHPRLVHIAEGFAKELHQEGSLVAANALADMLRRNLNAQLWFCILNRCKKVIEKNIFAYGQKPISLIEQGHEVDMTDFALNPVSPIHIIPCTSSSSTTYVYAPVKELPKVTLGELVLDPSVRPNGQFNLVSWESRLPPYTSFVHFVPNCTEGMPEGTHVSEEAQRSGFLRT, encoded by the coding sequence ATGGAAACGGCCATAGCTGCGGTTGCAGGTGAACTTCTCAGCCGATTCATCTCCTTCACCATAAACAAATTCTGCTCGAGCTATGAATGCTTGGAAgggaagggggagaggctgCAGCATCTCCTGATGAGGGTTCATACCGTAGTTGAGGAGGCCGATGCACGACACATCACCAACTCTGGAATGCTGATGCAGCTCAAGATACTTTCGGAGGCCATGTATAAGGGCTACCTTGCGTTGGATACCTTGAGATTCCAGCTCCACGAGGATAGTTCCATGAACAAGGTTAGCGACTCATTCCCCATCTCTTCTACCACCCGTCTCAAACGTCGCCGCACAATTCTTGATCCAATGAATAAGGGCAAGGTCCTCGACCATGAGGTGAATGGTGCATTGGAAAATCTGGAAACAGTTGTCTCTAACATAGCAGAGTTTGTTGTACTATTGGGTGGGTGTGAGCGCATGTCGCGTAGACCCTATGATGCATATCTTTACATGGGCAATTTCATGTTTGGTCGACATACTGAGAAGCAAAAGCTCTTGAACTTCTTATTGCAACATAAcccagatgatgcacctgctgtcCTACCTATCATTGGTGGTCTTGCCGTTGGGAAGAAAACATTGGTCGCCCATGTATGTGCTGATGAGAGGATACGCTCACAATTCCCTTCAATTTTTCATCTGAATGGAGACAACTTTCTGTCTATTGTCGACCATGAAAAGGCCATGCTGGAGATGTCGCTGCTAGTTGTTGAGTTTGTTTCAGATGTAGATGACATGGAATGGAAAGAGTTCTATTCATTTGTGAGAAGAACAAATAGAAGAAGCAAGGTGGTCATCATAGGCAAACTTGAAAGGTTAGCAAGATTTGGTTCAGTAAGACCAATTTTTCTTAGTACACTTCCATATGAGGAGTTATGGTACCTCTTCAAGGTACTTGCATTTGGAAGTGCAGACCCAGCTGAACATCCACGGCTGGTACACATAGCAGAAGGATTTGCCAAGGAATTGCATCAGGAAGGATCACTTGTCGCTGCAAATGCATTGGCTGACATGTTGAGAAGGAATCTGAATGCTCAACTCTGGTTTTGCATATTGAACAGGTGCAAAAAAGTGATTGAGAAGAACATCTTCGCATACGGTCAGAAACCAATATCACTTATCGAACAAGGCCATGAGGTAGACATGACAGACTTCGCTTTGAACCCTGTTTCTCCCATTCACATCATACCATGTACTAGTAGCAGTAGCACGACTTACGTATACGCTCCAGTGAAAGAATTACCAAAGGTGACACTTGGAGAACTGGTATTAGATCCTTCTGTTAGGCCGAACGGACAATTTAATTTAGTGTCATGGGAATCAAGGTTACCCCCTTATACTTCTTTTGTTCACTTTGTTCCAAATTGCACCGAAGGTATGCCTGAAGGTACTCATGTTTCGGAGGAAGCGCAGAGGAGCGGCTTTCTAAGAACATGA
- the LOC101759207 gene encoding uncharacterized protein LOC101759207, with protein sequence MNQSSMEVALSAISGEILSRLISFIIKKHTERSCREEKLERLHHLLLRVHTVVEEAEGRYITNSKMLVQLRMLVDGMYKGYHVLNTFRLKPFEEGPLQEQVTPSSALSASLKRTRAASSIMRTTMSFDHELQASLENLETAVANMTEFVILLSGCKQMHKRPYDTYIYIDNFMFSRVVEKQELINALLQDNFPIGAPAVIPVIGAYRIGKKSLVGYACNDDTVRSHFSSVLHLKSNSFMK encoded by the coding sequence ATGAATCAATCATCAATGGAGGTAGCCCTGTCTGCCATTTCTGGCGAAATACTCAGCCGACTTATCTCCTTCATAATCAAGAAACACACAGAAAGGTCATGTCGCGAAGAGAAGCTAGAAAGGCTTCATCATCTCCTGCTAAGAGTCCATACTGTAGTCGAGGAGGCCGAGGGACGATACATCACCAATTCCAAGATGCTGGTGCAGCTCAGGATGCTTGTTGATGGCATGTACAAAGGATACCATGTGCTCAACACCTTCAGGTTGAAACCCTTTGAGGAGGGCCCACTCCAAGAACAGGTGACACCATCATCTGCCTTGTCAGCTTCTCTTAAGCGCACCCGTGCAGCTTCTAGCATCATGAGGACTACCATGTCTTTTGATCATGAGCTACAAGCTTCGCTGGAAAATTTGGAAACTGCTGTTGCGAATATGACAGAGTTTGTCATTCTTTTGAGTGGATGCAAACAGATGCATAAAAGGCCCTATGATACCTATATCTACATTGACAACTTCATGTTCAGTCGCGTTGTGGAAAAGCAGGAGTTGATCAATGCCCTGTTGCAAGACAATTTTCCTATTGGTGCTCCAGCTGTGATCCCAGTAATTGGTGCATACAGAATTGGGAAGAAAAGCCTTGTCGGGTATGCTTGCAATGATGATACGGTCCGCTCTCACTTCTCCTCAGTTCTGCATTTGAAAAGCAATAGTTTTATGAAATAG
- the LOC106804526 gene encoding uncharacterized protein LOC106804526 — protein sequence MLVKLGVVVDAMYQGYYVLDTFKYKPYEEMPTQEQVSNSYALSCLARLNKRICAAPSAMGINSSVNHELEAVLGNLKTIVANITEFVILLGGCNKMPKKPYDTYLYIDNCMFSRLVEKQEIINILLEDNSPHGAPVVVPVIGDYNVGKKSLVGHHLWAPLVILTTSSSSSLRHAGLPAPPAAPPLLASAAPGSRPRPPPDPPRRRPWHAHATPAPPRRLLILPDAPASDHIRPNRARASAPAAPASAGVRPIRPGRAGLRPHPPASAPSVPAAPPSAPAAPASTPAAPVSARGSSGRGSSGRTRLRPPDLRPRPHPRELWQWPHLAAPALAVGAPTAPAKKRR from the exons ATGCTTGTGAAACTTGGGGTGGTTGTGGATGCCATGTACCAAGGTTACTATGTTCTTGACACCTTCAAGTACAAGCCCTATGAGGAGATGCCCACTCAAGAACAGGTGAGCAATTCATATGCCTTGTCTTGTCTGGCTCGTCTTAATAAGCGCATCTGTGCAGCCCCAAGTGCCATGGGGATAAATTCATCAGTCAATCATGAGCTTGAAGCTGTATTGGGGAATTTGAAAACTATTGTTGCGAACATAACAGAATTTGTCATACTTTTGGGTGGGTGCAATAAGATGCCTAAAAAACCCTACGATACCTATCTGTATATTGACAATTGCATGTTCAGTCGCCTTGTTGAGAAGCAGGAAATTATTAATATCCTGTTGGAAGATAATTCTCCTCATGGTGCTCCAGTCGTGGTCCCAGTTATTGGTGACTACAATGTTGGCAAGAAAAGCTTGGTCGG ACACCATTTGTGGGCCCCACTCGTCATACTAAcaacgtcttcttcctcctccctgcgcCACGCTGGCCTCCCTGCTCCACCCGCGGCGCCACCCCTGCTCGCCTCCGCTGCCCCTGGGTCACGCCCGCGTCCGCCCCCtgatccaccccgccgccgcccctggcaCGCCCACGCCACCCCTgctccacctcgtcgcctcctgATCCTCCCAGACGCGCCCGCCTCCGACCATATCCGCCCCAACCGCGCCCGCGcgtccgccccggccgcgcccgcctccgccggcgtccGCCCCATCCGTcccggccgcgccggcctccgcccgcaTCCGCCGGCGTCCGCCCCGTCCGTCCCGGCCGCGCCCCcgtccgccccggccgcgcccgcctccaccCCGGCCGCGCCCGTCTCCGCCCGTGGGAGCTCTGGCCGCGGGAGCTCCGGCCGCACCCGCCTTCGCCCGCCGGATCTTCGGCCACGGCCCCATCCGCGGGAGCTCTGGCAGTGGCCGCATCTTGCCGCGCCCGCCCTGGCCGTGGGAGCTCCGACCGCGCCCGCAAAGAAACGGCGTTGA